A genomic window from Providencia alcalifaciens includes:
- the rsxD gene encoding electron transport complex subunit RsxD, translated as MKFRPLDNKARRLKIASAPFTHDNQSTSQVMFWVLLAAIPGIAVQTYFFGVGTLYQIAIAMATAAVTEAISIRLRQQPVLPVLKDNSAIVTALLLGVSLPPLSPWWLIVLGTVFAIIIAKQCYGGLGQNPFNPAMVGYVVLLISFPVQMTNWLPPQELQQLHISGFDSLMVIFSGHTSTGITLDQLRTGIDGMSQATPLDSFKTGLLTHSISDVLQQPILQGSLAGIGWQWVNLAYLAGGLIMLSRRIISWHIPVAFIGTLALLAVVSWLIDDSRYSPPLVQLLSGATMLGAFFIATDPVTASTTPKGRIIFGVLIGFLVWVIRVYGGYPDAVAFAVLLANITVPLIDHYTQPRAYGHK; from the coding sequence ATGAAATTTAGACCGCTTGATAACAAAGCACGCCGTTTAAAAATTGCTAGCGCCCCATTTACTCATGATAACCAAAGTACCAGTCAGGTCATGTTTTGGGTTCTGCTTGCCGCTATCCCCGGCATTGCGGTACAAACCTATTTTTTTGGTGTTGGAACCTTATACCAAATTGCCATTGCGATGGCCACGGCCGCAGTAACGGAAGCTATCTCCATCCGCTTACGCCAGCAGCCTGTACTGCCTGTTTTGAAAGATAATTCTGCAATTGTGACGGCATTATTACTCGGTGTAAGTTTACCGCCATTATCTCCTTGGTGGCTGATTGTATTGGGCACTGTATTTGCCATTATTATTGCTAAGCAATGTTACGGGGGCTTGGGGCAGAATCCATTTAACCCTGCCATGGTCGGTTATGTGGTATTGCTGATTTCGTTCCCAGTACAAATGACCAACTGGTTGCCACCTCAAGAATTGCAACAGCTGCACATTTCAGGTTTTGATAGCTTGATGGTGATCTTTAGCGGGCATACCTCGACGGGAATAACACTGGATCAATTACGTACCGGTATTGATGGTATGAGCCAAGCGACCCCGTTGGATAGCTTTAAAACGGGCTTACTCACGCATTCCATTTCCGATGTACTACAGCAACCTATTTTACAAGGCTCTTTAGCCGGTATCGGCTGGCAGTGGGTGAACCTTGCCTATCTGGCAGGCGGATTAATTATGTTAAGCCGCCGCATTATTAGCTGGCATATTCCCGTCGCATTTATTGGGACACTTGCCCTTCTTGCTGTGGTTAGCTGGTTAATTGACGATAGCCGCTATTCTCCACCATTAGTCCAATTATTGTCGGGTGCGACTATGTTGGGTGCATTCTTTATTGCCACCGACCCAGTGACTGCCTCAACCACACCAAAAGGGCGAATTATTTTTGGTGTATTAATTGGCTTTTTAGTGTGGGTGATCCGCGTTTATGGTGGGTATCCTGATGCCGTCGCCTTTGCTGTCTTACTTGCCAACATCACCGTACCGTTAATCGACCACTATACGCAGCCTCGCGCGTATGGGCATAAGTAA
- the rsxG gene encoding electron transport complex subunit RsxG — protein sequence MLNTMRRHGTILALFAAGTTALSAAVYTLTKDTIAEQAAIVQKKLLDQVVPESLYDNELAKECYLVTNEAILGNKLPRHLYIARKDGQPVAAALESTAPDGYSGAIHLLVGADFNGNVLGVRVTEHHETPGLGDKIETRISDWITHFTGKKIESAQDPHWAVKKDGGDFDQFTGATITPRAVVNATKRTAAFIQTVPEELANYPICGDE from the coding sequence ATGTTAAATACAATGCGCCGTCATGGCACAATATTGGCTCTGTTCGCTGCGGGTACAACTGCACTGAGTGCCGCGGTATATACGCTGACGAAAGATACTATCGCAGAGCAAGCCGCCATTGTGCAGAAAAAATTGCTCGACCAAGTCGTGCCTGAATCGTTATATGATAATGAACTCGCCAAAGAGTGCTATCTGGTCACCAATGAAGCTATACTAGGAAATAAACTCCCTCGACATCTGTATATTGCCCGCAAAGATGGTCAGCCTGTTGCTGCCGCTTTAGAAAGCACAGCTCCCGATGGTTATTCCGGCGCAATCCATTTGTTAGTCGGTGCAGATTTTAACGGCAATGTTTTGGGCGTACGAGTCACAGAACATCATGAAACACCGGGACTTGGAGATAAAATCGAAACCCGTATTTCTGATTGGATCACCCATTTTACGGGCAAAAAAATCGAATCTGCGCAAGACCCTCATTGGGCAGTGAAAAAAGATGGCGGTGATTTTGACCAATTTACGGGGGCCACCATTACCCCTCGAGCTGTCGTCAATGCCACAAAACGTACCGCTGCATTTATCCAAACGGTACCTGAAGAATTAGCAAATTACCCAATTTGTGGGGATGAATAA
- a CDS encoding electron transport complex subunit E, translating to MSSETKELFAQGLWKNNSALVQLLGLCPLLAVSSTATNALGLGLATTLVLVCTNVAVSAFRRWVPAEIRIPIYVMIIASVVSAVQMLINAYAFGLYESLGIFIPLIVTNCIVIGRAEAYASRNPVPLSAVDGLAMGLGATAALFVLGAMREILGNGTLFDGADLLLGSWAKSLRVEVLHLDSPFLLAMLPPGAFIGLALMLAGKYLIDEKMKKRAALKSGQQPARDYQKEQGCGTHIS from the coding sequence ATGAGTAGCGAAACGAAAGAATTATTTGCACAAGGGTTATGGAAAAATAACTCTGCATTAGTACAACTACTGGGTTTATGCCCATTATTGGCGGTATCATCTACAGCGACTAACGCATTAGGTCTTGGGCTAGCAACAACCCTCGTTCTCGTCTGCACTAACGTCGCGGTATCCGCATTTCGTCGCTGGGTTCCTGCTGAAATCCGCATTCCCATCTACGTGATGATAATCGCCTCCGTGGTAAGCGCCGTACAAATGTTGATCAACGCCTATGCGTTTGGTTTGTATGAATCGCTGGGGATCTTTATTCCGCTTATTGTGACAAACTGTATCGTGATTGGCCGCGCAGAAGCTTATGCTTCTCGCAATCCCGTTCCTTTATCTGCCGTCGATGGTTTGGCGATGGGGTTAGGTGCAACGGCCGCATTGTTTGTACTGGGTGCTATGCGTGAAATTCTCGGTAACGGCACTTTGTTCGATGGCGCTGACCTACTGTTAGGTTCATGGGCGAAATCGTTACGGGTGGAAGTCTTACACCTTGACTCCCCCTTTTTACTCGCTATGCTGCCACCGGGCGCGTTTATTGGCTTAGCATTGATGCTAGCCGGTAAATACCTTATTGATGAAAAAATGAAAAAGCGCGCAGCGCTAAAATCAGGTCAACAACCTGCTCGTGACTACCAAAAAGAACAAGGTTGTGGCACTCATATTTCTTAA
- the nth gene encoding endonuclease III — MNKTKRIEILTRLRDNNPHPTTELAFSSPFELLISVLLSAQATDVSVNKATAKLYPVANTPEQMVALGVDGIKEYIKTIGLFNTKAESVYKTCQILIEKHHSQVPENREALEALPGVGRKTANVVLNTAFGWPTIAVDTHIFRVCNRTKFAPGKDVVEVEEKLLKVVPAEFKVDCHHWFILHGRYTCIARKPRCGSCIIEDLCEFKDKIYPEN; from the coding sequence ATGAATAAAACTAAACGAATCGAAATTCTCACTCGCCTGCGCGATAACAATCCTCATCCGACAACGGAGCTAGCATTTAGCTCCCCTTTTGAATTACTGATTTCGGTGCTGCTGTCTGCGCAAGCCACCGATGTCAGCGTCAACAAAGCGACGGCAAAACTTTATCCGGTCGCCAATACGCCAGAGCAAATGGTCGCACTCGGCGTTGATGGCATCAAAGAGTATATTAAAACCATTGGGTTATTTAATACTAAAGCCGAAAGCGTCTATAAAACCTGCCAGATCCTGATTGAAAAGCATCATAGCCAAGTCCCTGAAAACCGCGAGGCATTGGAAGCCTTACCGGGTGTTGGGCGTAAAACGGCAAATGTTGTGCTCAATACCGCCTTTGGCTGGCCGACCATTGCCGTCGATACCCATATCTTCCGCGTGTGTAATCGCACTAAGTTTGCTCCCGGTAAAGATGTTGTGGAAGTCGAGGAAAAACTATTAAAAGTGGTTCCTGCTGAATTTAAAGTCGACTGCCACCACTGGTTTATTCTCCATGGCCGTTATACATGCATCGCCCGCAAACCGCGCTGTGGATCTTGCATCATTGAAGATCTTTGCGAGTTTAAAGATAAAATTTACCCTGAAAATTAA
- a CDS encoding exoribonuclease II, translated as MFQDNPLLAQLKQTLHAKTPRVEGLVKSTEKGFGFLEVDGQKSYFIPPPQMKKVMHGDRISAAVHTDKDREFAEPEELIEPFLNRFVGKIQKKDNDNRLFVIPDHPLLKDAISCRPINGITHEFKQGDWVVAEMRRHPLKGDKGFYAEITEYITFGDDHFAPWWVTLRRHQLDRAEPVMVESERDDEGLERLDLTDLHFVTIDSASTEDMDDALYIEKTAEGNLKLYIAIADPTSYIKEGSELDKLALARSFTNYLPGFNIPMLPRQLSDDLCSLRPNARRPALVCVTQILQDGTIDSNIEFFSAWVESKTKLVYDEVSDWLEETGSWKPQSDADTQQILLLKEMADKRLQWRHDNALVFKDRPDYRFVLDENGNVVDIVSESRRTANRIVEEAMITANLCAANVLKNKLGFGVFNVHMGFEPLQIEQVVQTLKDNGIEAKGEELLTLEGFRQLRRLLDSQPTQFLDSRIRRFQTFAEVKADPGPHFGLGFDAYATWTSPIRKYTDIVNHRLLKSIIAGAPTPEKPTEELSLKLAERRRANRMAERDVGDWLYSRYLKPFEGTDTKFPAEIIDITRGGVRVRLVDNGAVAFIPAPFLHSVRDEIQCSQETGSVLIKGEKAYQLNDIIDVNIAEVRMETRNIVARPAA; from the coding sequence ATGTTTCAAGACAACCCATTATTAGCGCAACTCAAACAAACGTTGCATGCCAAAACACCTCGCGTCGAAGGTCTGGTGAAAAGCACTGAAAAAGGCTTTGGTTTTTTAGAAGTCGATGGACAAAAAAGCTATTTCATTCCACCGCCGCAAATGAAGAAAGTGATGCACGGGGATAGAATTTCTGCCGCTGTTCATACGGATAAAGACCGTGAATTTGCCGAGCCTGAAGAGCTTATCGAGCCATTCCTTAACCGTTTTGTGGGTAAAATTCAGAAGAAAGATAACGACAATCGCCTGTTCGTTATTCCCGATCACCCACTGCTAAAAGATGCTATCTCTTGTCGCCCAATCAATGGTATCACTCATGAATTTAAGCAAGGCGATTGGGTTGTTGCAGAAATGCGTCGTCATCCATTAAAAGGCGACAAAGGTTTCTACGCAGAAATTACAGAATATATTACCTTCGGTGATGACCATTTCGCGCCGTGGTGGGTAACGTTACGCCGTCACCAATTAGATCGCGCTGAGCCTGTCATGGTTGAGAGTGAACGTGATGATGAAGGCTTAGAACGTCTTGATTTAACTGACCTTCACTTTGTCACCATCGACAGTGCAAGCACTGAGGATATGGATGACGCGCTGTATATCGAGAAAACGGCGGAAGGTAACCTGAAGCTATATATCGCGATTGCCGACCCAACCAGTTATATCAAAGAAGGCAGTGAGTTGGATAAACTGGCATTAGCCCGTTCATTCACTAACTACCTGCCAGGCTTCAACATTCCAATGCTGCCTCGCCAACTGTCTGATGATTTATGTTCCCTGCGTCCAAATGCTCGTCGCCCTGCTCTGGTTTGTGTTACGCAGATCCTGCAAGACGGTACCATTGATAGCAATATTGAGTTTTTCAGTGCGTGGGTTGAATCTAAAACTAAGTTAGTTTATGACGAAGTTTCTGATTGGTTAGAAGAAACAGGTTCTTGGAAACCACAATCTGACGCTGATACTCAGCAAATCCTACTATTAAAAGAGATGGCCGACAAACGCTTACAATGGCGCCATGATAATGCCTTAGTCTTCAAAGATAGACCGGATTACCGTTTCGTTTTAGACGAAAATGGCAACGTGGTGGATATCGTCTCAGAAAGCCGTCGTACCGCAAACCGCATTGTTGAAGAAGCGATGATCACAGCCAACTTATGTGCGGCTAACGTGCTGAAAAACAAATTAGGTTTCGGTGTGTTTAACGTCCATATGGGCTTTGAGCCTCTGCAAATCGAGCAAGTGGTTCAGACCTTGAAAGATAATGGCATCGAAGCAAAAGGCGAAGAGTTATTAACCCTTGAAGGTTTCCGTCAATTACGCCGCCTCTTGGATTCACAGCCGACTCAATTCTTAGACAGCCGTATTCGTCGCTTCCAAACCTTTGCGGAAGTAAAAGCGGATCCGGGTCCTCACTTTGGTCTAGGCTTTGACGCGTATGCCACATGGACATCGCCAATTCGTAAATACACCGATATCGTCAACCACCGTTTGCTAAAATCGATTATTGCGGGCGCACCAACACCGGAAAAACCAACTGAAGAGTTATCTCTTAAGCTGGCAGAACGTCGCCGTGCTAACCGTATGGCTGAGCGTGATGTGGGTGATTGGTTATATTCCCGCTATCTGAAACCGTTTGAAGGTACTGATACTAAGTTCCCTGCGGAAATTATCGATATTACTCGCGGTGGTGTGCGTGTGCGTTTAGTGGATAACGGCGCCGTTGCCTTTATTCCTGCGCCATTCCTGCACAGTGTTCGTGATGAAATTCAGTGCAGCCAAGAGACCGGTAGCGTGCTGATCAAAGGCGAAAAAGCCTATCAATTAAACGATATTATTGATGTCAATATCGCTGAAGTGCGTATGGAAACCCGTAATATCGTGGCTCGCCCAGCCGCGTAA
- the osmB gene encoding osmotically-inducible lipoprotein OsmB: MKRILSFVIIATVALGLSACSNMSKQNKNTAIGATVGAVGGAILTDGSALGTVGGAAIGGIIGHQVKK, encoded by the coding sequence ATGAAACGCATCCTCTCTTTTGTCATTATCGCAACGGTGGCTCTGGGCCTAAGTGCTTGTTCAAATATGTCAAAACAGAATAAAAACACAGCGATTGGAGCAACTGTCGGTGCTGTTGGAGGCGCAATATTAACGGATGGAAGCGCTCTGGGCACAGTAGGTGGCGCGGCTATCGGCGGGATTATTGGACATCAAGTGAAGAAGTAA
- the yciH gene encoding stress response translation initiation inhibitor YciH — MSDANSRLVYSTDIGRIEEEKPKTERPKGDGIVRIRRETSGRKGKGVCVVTGLDLDDAELTKLAAELKKKCGCGGAVKDGDIEIQGDKRDLLKQLLEVKGYQVKLAGG; from the coding sequence ATGAGTGACGCTAACAGCCGCCTCGTCTATAGCACGGATATAGGGCGCATTGAGGAAGAGAAACCGAAAACCGAACGCCCAAAAGGTGATGGTATCGTGCGTATTCGCCGTGAAACATCCGGCCGTAAGGGTAAGGGTGTTTGCGTTGTGACGGGATTAGACTTAGATGATGCAGAATTGACAAAACTGGCTGCTGAATTAAAGAAAAAATGCGGTTGCGGCGGGGCTGTGAAAGACGGTGATATCGAGATCCAAGGCGATAAGCGTGACTTACTGAAACAATTACTGGAAGTCAAAGGTTACCAAGTTAAATTGGCCGGTGGTTGA
- the pyrF gene encoding orotidine-5'-phosphate decarboxylase → MISSTENLVRVNTDSPIIVALDYETADAALAFVDRIDPRDCRLKVGKEMFTFNGPQFVKSLHDRGFDVFLDLKFHDIPNTVARAVCAAAEMGIWMVNVHASGGARMMEAARQALESYGKDAPLLTAVTVLTSMDASDLAGVGINLTPAEHAERLALLTKQCGLDGVVCSAHEAKALKAVCGQAFKLVTPGIRPVGSEVGDQRRIMTPQQAIEAGVDYMVIGRPITRSEDPTLALEQINQSIKDIA, encoded by the coding sequence ATGATCTCCTCAACTGAGAACCTCGTTCGCGTAAACACTGACTCGCCTATCATTGTTGCTCTAGACTATGAAACTGCGGATGCCGCCCTCGCATTTGTTGATAGAATTGACCCGCGCGACTGCCGATTAAAAGTGGGCAAAGAGATGTTCACATTTAATGGTCCTCAATTTGTTAAGTCACTCCATGACCGTGGTTTTGATGTTTTTCTGGATCTCAAATTCCATGATATTCCGAATACGGTTGCTCGTGCTGTTTGTGCAGCGGCAGAAATGGGCATTTGGATGGTCAACGTTCATGCTAGCGGTGGAGCGCGAATGATGGAAGCGGCACGCCAAGCCCTTGAAAGCTATGGTAAAGACGCACCTTTATTAACGGCTGTCACTGTGTTAACCAGTATGGATGCCTCGGATTTAGCGGGCGTTGGCATTAATCTAACTCCGGCAGAGCATGCCGAGCGTTTAGCGCTGTTAACTAAGCAGTGTGGTCTTGATGGTGTCGTATGTTCAGCTCATGAAGCGAAAGCGTTGAAAGCGGTATGTGGGCAAGCGTTTAAGTTAGTCACTCCAGGTATTCGTCCTGTAGGCAGTGAAGTGGGCGATCAACGTCGTATAATGACTCCACAACAAGCGATTGAAGCAGGCGTCGATTATATGGTGATCGGGCGTCCGATCACCCGTAGTGAAGATCCAACGCTGGCCTTAGAACAAATTAACCAGTCCATTAAGGATATCGCATGA